The following is a genomic window from Desulfomonilia bacterium.
AGTGCATATGCGCCCACTCACGAGCCCAGGCATTTCGATCTAAATAAAAACTGAGAGGTTCCCCGGATGTGCCGCCGGTATTGACAAGCATAGCCCCTGTCGATTGTCTTACATACTCACGAACTTGGGATTTTGTAATTATCGGTAATCGCTCAAAATCTTCCAGATTATTTATCATTATAGGTTTAGGCCCATATAGAATTTTATAAAAAGGAATATTTTTTTGGGCATACTGAACTATCCGATTCAACCGCTCTATTATATATGTATATCTTTTTTCAGGCCCGGCATGTTCATAATGACGTGCAAGGTTGCTAAAATCGGTGTACTGACTACCCAATCGATATTTATAAGGGATATACGAAGTCCATTTCCCCAACGAATAGGGAACATATTCAGCAACAATTTTGAGTCTCAATTTCAAATCCATATCAGTTTTTCAAGGTGTTTAATTTAATATCTGATTGCGCTTATTACAGTTTCATCAAGGGTCAACAGCCATAGTCTTTTTCTTTTTACCTATTTTCAATATTTTGAATCGCACAGTATGAAAGTAATATCTTAGATTCATTGGAAGTAATAACCATGCCAAATATTTCAGCCACAAAGAAAGCGATGAACATTTCAAACAATGCCGGCTCCAAACTTTAAACTCGCGCTTGTACCAATAGGCATAATCAGTTGCAAACCAATGCACATCATCTGTGGTGTGTATCCTCTCGCTTAGGATATTGACTCTTGAGATAAGTTCCTGACTCTCTTCATGTGACACAGGTACAGGCTGAAAATTCTCATTAATTATATATGGGATAAGCTCAATGTCACCGTTTATCAGACCATACATCACCATATATCCCCAACGATTGTCATAAGTTGTCTCTTTATCAAACTGCCAGAAATTAAAATTTCCAAGAGAATAAAAAATGAATTTGCTTTTATAAGTTTCGAAACCCTGTGGGACATGTGGGTGATGGCCGATAATCAGATCCGCACCCGCATCTATTAATCTCTTTGCAAGTTTTCTTTGAAATGGTGCAGGCACATCAGTATGTTCATAACCCCAATGGAGATTGACAATCCTTCTATCAGCATCGGAATTGTGCAACATATTTTCCAAGACATCGGCCCGAACTCCGTCATAAGACATACGAAGCCTGGGTATAGCAAAGTAGGCTGACAAAAAGTCTACAGATATATCTCCTATGGTAGTATTTGCAACGGATGGGTTATCAGGTCCGATAACTATTTTTCCTCTATCGCCAAGAACCCTCGCAAGCCGCTTTGGATCTCCGCTGTCGGCACAATGATTGTTGACAATTGAAAGTATGTTAATTTCATCAGACAGCCA
Proteins encoded in this region:
- a CDS encoding CapA family protein encodes the protein MIIENYQSNNCILFCGDTFLKTKNGEAPFTGIIKYFENNVVCLNLETGLRGNFRKEKNVVLLIDDMSLQWLSDEINILSIVNNHCADSGDPKRLARVLGDRGKIVIGPDNPSVANTTIGDISVDFLSAYFAIPRLRMSYDGVRADVLENMLHNSDADRRIVNLHWGYEHTDVPAPFQRKLAKRLIDAGADLIIGHHPHVPQGFETYKSKFIFYSLGNFNFWQFDKETTYDNRWGYMVMYGLINGDIELIPYIINENFQPVPVSHEESQELISRVNILSERIHTTDDVHWFATDYAYWYKREFKVWSRHCLKCSSLSLWLKYLAWLLLPMNLRYYFHTVRFKILKIGKKKKTMAVDP